Proteins encoded together in one Chaetodon auriga isolate fChaAug3 chromosome 20, fChaAug3.hap1, whole genome shotgun sequence window:
- the tectb gene encoding beta-tectorin — protein sequence MASVGALLMFLPVAWACPPQKADYVMVSCFPNAIIANVPECPYGWEIEQLSLGGVCYSGIHSPGYYRFIISDLTPKNHSYCGTQSEYMPGKDPKYIFYNSIVSNDTSLTVRNQPVNYTFSCMYRAAYLVNNAVFSQRVATVYVNNGSLGTFRSQLSMNVFTNSKFLYAKDAPYVIDTSEIGSEVFIGIEAKGLSNRFKVVINNCWATPTPYSTDKKRWSLIINSCSSDSTVTIFENGKDSRSMFKFNSFRFQRLEKVSTVWLHCEVQVCDGDRLVCQPGPCSYRSLSSEAEPSGGILTAEFHLRGGSSNNGHIKGTSLFILLLVLTSSCWDFVNGSKL from the exons ATGGCTTCTGTCGGTGCGTTGCTAATGTTTCTGCCTGTTGCATGGGCGTGCCCCCCCCAGAAAGCAG ACTACGTTATGGTGTCCTGTTTCCCAAACGCCATCATTGCCAACGTCCCGGAGTGTCCTTACGGCTGGGAGATTGAACAGCTGTCCCTGGGTGGAGTCTGTTACTCTGGGATCCACAGTCCGGGCTACTACCGCTTCATCATCTCAGACCTGACGCCCAAAAACCACTCGTACTGCGGCACGCAGTCCGAG TACATGCCGGGCAAAGACCCCAAGTACATCTTCTATAACTCCATCGTGTCCAACGACACCTCGCTCACGGTCAGAAACCAGCCGGTCAACTACACCTTCAGCTGCATGTACCGAGCAGCCTACCTGGTGAACAACGCGGTGTTCAGCCAAAG AGTGGCTACAGTTTATGTCAACAACGGGAGTTTAGGCACTTTTAGATCACAGTTGTCTATGAATGTGTTCACG AATTCAAAGTTCCTGTACGCCAAGGACGCTCCTTATGTGATCGACACCTCTGAGATCGGCTCTGAAGTCTTCATCGGCATCGAGGCGAAAGGACTCAGCAACAG ATTCAAGGTTGTAATAAACAACTGCTGGGCCACTCCTACACCTTACTCCACAGACAAGAAGAGGTGGAGTCTCATCATTAACAG CTGCTCCTCCGACAGCACCGTGACCATTTTCGAGAACGGCAAAGACAGCCGCTCCATGTTCAAGTTCAACTCTTTCCGCTTCCAGCGGCTGGAGAAGGTGTCCACGGTCTGGCTTCACTGCGAGGTCCAGGTCTGTGATGGAGACCGGCTCGTCTGTCAGCCG GGTCCCTGCTCGTACCGGAGTCTGTCCTCAGAGGCAGAACCAAGCGGGGGGATCCTCACTGCCGAGTTTCACCTCAGAG GTGGGTCCTCCAATAATGGACACATAAAAG GCACCTCgctcttcatcctgctgctggtgctcACGAGCTCATGTTGGGATTTCGTCAATGGATCAAAACTGTAG